A DNA window from Ostrea edulis chromosome 5, xbOstEdul1.1, whole genome shotgun sequence contains the following coding sequences:
- the LOC125650016 gene encoding 5-formyltetrahydrofolate cyclo-ligase-like, which translates to MAKQMSEKALKVSLRKEFKARIATIPKMIKEAHSRIVAEMFLDLPSVKKSESVSIYLSRDDEVDTTHIIKTLLHRGKQIFVPYYKGENMKMVPLYSWQDYERMPETSWKIKQPEDGDRRPDALQLGGLDVMACPGLAFSENFFRLGRGKGYYDKYIYNCHCQQCQPFLVGLAFNEQMTGTNLSLSESDQQLSLILYPDFYTNRRHNSGETKRQLRPIFRYTFPDDP; encoded by the exons ATGGCGAAGCAAATGTCTGAAAAGGCTTTAAAAGTGTCGCTTAGGAAAGAGTTCAAGGCCAGAATAGCAACCATTCCAAAAATGATCAAAGAGGCTCACTCCAGAATAGTAGCAGAAATG TTTCTAGATCTTCCCAGTGTGAAGAAGAGCGAAAGTGTCAGTATATATTTAAGCAGGGACGATGAAGTGGATACAACACACATCATCAAGACTTTGCTGCACCGAGGAAAACAGATATTTGTCCCTTATTACAAGGGAGAAAACATGAAAATGGTTCCCTTGTATTCCTGGCAGGATTATGAGAGGATGCCGGAGACGTCATGGAAAATCAAGCAACCGGAGGATGGAGATAGGCGACCAGACGCCTTACAATTAG GTGGACTGGACGTCATGGCATGTCCAGGGCTAGCTTTTAGTGAAAACTTTTTTCGCCTTGGAAGAGGAAAAGGATACTATGACaagtatatatacaattgtCACTGCCAGCAGTGTCAGCCTTTCCTGGTAGGTCTAGCATTCAATGAACAAATGACCGGTACGAACCTCTCGCTCAGTGAAAGTGATCAGCAGTTATCGCTGATTCTCTATCCAGACTTTTACACCAACAGACGACACAACTCAGGTGAGACGAAGAGACAACTTAGACCCATATTTAGATACACTTTTCCAGATGACCCGTGA
- the LOC125650025 gene encoding uncharacterized protein LOC125650025 isoform X2, producing the protein MDNKFLSILYLTSLQYSCARSIHNPLRYDKQAPRHTNLHPFHFAVQQEDVGLDPFDMEGKVQLSSTTPLIPAVIDLGESGLNRKVLGLPGWEYLTVTLVVVLAVGVGGSVAIVCKKCGGLLGRRGDKDQSST; encoded by the exons GTTTCTTTCCATCCTGTACCTGACGTCTTTACAGTATTCCTGTGCCCGCTCCATACATAATCCGCTACGTTACG ACAAGCAAGCACCACGTCACACGAACTTGCACCCATTTCACTTTGCGGTACAGCAGGAAGACGTGGGATTGGATCCATTCGATATGGAGGGAAAGGTGCAATTGTCCTCTACAACTCCATTAATTCCAGCAGTAATTGATTTAGGTGAATCTGGATTGAACAGGAAGGTGTTGGGTCTCCCTGGCTGGGAATATTTAACTGTCACTCTCGTGGTAGTACTCGCTGTCGGCGTTGGTGGAAGTGTTGCGATCGTCTGCAAAAAGTGCGGCGGTTTGTTGGGAAGACGTGGGGATAAGGACCAAAGTTCAACTTGA
- the LOC125650025 gene encoding uncharacterized protein LOC125650025 isoform X1 yields the protein MMGRGLLFLSILYLTSLQYSCARSIHNPLRYDKQAPRHTNLHPFHFAVQQEDVGLDPFDMEGKVQLSSTTPLIPAVIDLGESGLNRKVLGLPGWEYLTVTLVVVLAVGVGGSVAIVCKKCGGLLGRRGDKDQSST from the exons ATGATGGGCCGGGGTTTATT GTTTCTTTCCATCCTGTACCTGACGTCTTTACAGTATTCCTGTGCCCGCTCCATACATAATCCGCTACGTTACG ACAAGCAAGCACCACGTCACACGAACTTGCACCCATTTCACTTTGCGGTACAGCAGGAAGACGTGGGATTGGATCCATTCGATATGGAGGGAAAGGTGCAATTGTCCTCTACAACTCCATTAATTCCAGCAGTAATTGATTTAGGTGAATCTGGATTGAACAGGAAGGTGTTGGGTCTCCCTGGCTGGGAATATTTAACTGTCACTCTCGTGGTAGTACTCGCTGTCGGCGTTGGTGGAAGTGTTGCGATCGTCTGCAAAAAGTGCGGCGGTTTGTTGGGAAGACGTGGGGATAAGGACCAAAGTTCAACTTGA
- the LOC125650024 gene encoding uncharacterized protein LOC125650024 codes for MYCYIRLYSIVWVSMLSVYTAFGARVQDDPSQGLPPTGENMDDFPFDNGDSNGVDFIQEKGGYPPTPPQDIHLDQSLFDRKLLGIPWYECLTVGLVVVMAAGIGGSVVIVCKKCGGLAGRRSRKNRENDEIPMSTPPIVTSISNVM; via the exons ATGTATTGCTACATCAG ATTGTATTCCATTGTCTGGGTGTCGATGCTTTCTGTGTACACCGCATTCGGGGCGCGTGTCCAAGATGACCCATCTCAAG GTCTCCCGCCAACTGGAGAAAATATGGACGATTTTCCTTTTGATAATGGTGACAGCAATGGCGTTGATTTTATTCAGGAGAAAGGTGGATACCCGCCTACCCCTCCACAGGATATACACCTGGACCAATCTCTTTTTGACCGGAAGTTGCTTGGAATTCCATGGTACGAGTGCCTCACAGTTGGCTTGGTTGTTGTAATGGCTGCAGGCATAGGAGGAAGTGTTGTTATCGTCTGCAAAAAATGCGGCGGCTTGGCGGGAAGGCGATCCAGAAAAAATCGAGAAAATGATGAAATTCCTATGTCTACACCGCCAATTGTTACCAGTATTTCAAATGTCATGTGA